One genomic window of Gossypium hirsutum isolate 1008001.06 chromosome D11, Gossypium_hirsutum_v2.1, whole genome shotgun sequence includes the following:
- the LOC107961887 gene encoding thioredoxin-like 1-1, chloroplastic — protein sequence MAEVLGKSNLFTACNYSQKKHQEGGVPLFSRRISVFCLRKNSFPSLRLEPQALRSGFNGQRVVFLEKRSLNERRFCRVPIKAQMQTGLIGKTQKWWEKGNQPNMKEVTSAQDLVDSLLNAGDKLVIVDFFSPGCGGCKALHPKICQLAEMNPDVQFLKVNYEEHKSMCYSLNVHVLPFFRFYRGAQGRLCSFSCTNATIKKFKDALAKHSPDRCSLGPTKGLEEKELLALAANKDLSFNYTPKPVHPAPEEIPVLKEVPSGSSFKLKESEEKTLIGVGR from the exons ATGGCTGAAGTTTTGGGGAAGTCAAATCTGTTTACAGCTTGTAACTATAGTCAGAAGAAGCATCAAGAAGGTGGCGTTCCTTTGTTTTCCAGGAGAATCTCTGTGTTTTGTTTGAGAAAGAATAGTTTTCCTTCTTTGAGGTTGGAACCTCAAGCTTTGAGGAGTGGTTTTAATGGTCAAAGAGTGGTTTTTTTAGAGAAAAGAAGTCTAAATGAGAGAAGGTTCTGTCGAGTTCCCATTAAAGCACAG ATGCAAACTGGGCTTATTGGTAAAACTCAAAAGTGGTGGGAGAAGGGGAATCAACCAAATATGAAAGAAGTGACATCTGCACAAGACCTGGTGGACTCACTTTTGAATGCTGGGGATAAACTTGTTATAGTGGATTTCTTCTCTCCTGGTTGTGGTGGCTGCAAGGCTCTTCATCCCAAG ATTTGCCAATTGGCAGAGATGAATCCGGATGTGCAGTTCCTTAAGGTGAACTATGAGGAGCATAAATCCATGTGTTATAGCCTTAATGTACATGTGTTGCCTTTCTTTAGGTTCTATAGAGGAGCTCAGGGTCGTCTATGCAGCTTTAGCTGCACCAATGCCACG atcaaaaaattcaaagatgCATTGGCCAAGCACTCACCAGACCGATGCAGCCTTGGGCCGACAAAAGGTCTCGAGGAGAAGGAGCTTTTGGCATTAGCTGCCAACAAAGACCTTTCCTTCAACTACACACCGAAACCAGTTCATCCTGCACCGGAAGAAATTCCGGTGCTGAAAGAAGTTCCATCCGGTTCATCCTTCAAGCTAAAAGAAAGCGAGGAGAAGACCTTGATTGGTGTGGGGAGATGA